GCTGAGGCAAACGAAGGAAAATCAGAGGTACGGGGGAGCTGATTTGAGAAATAACAGAGGTTTTAAAAGCAACGACATGGCCAAGTTTGGTGTTCGTTATTCCCCTTATCACGATTGATGCATTGTTTATTTTTCTCATGACAAGTGATTCAGTTACTTTCTGAGGTAAATCAATGATGAGAAATTGATTGGTTTTGCAGCCGATGTAGTGAGTGCTAAACGGGTACTGATCGGCAGGGCCAAACTCAATAGTTGCAGAGAGTCGCATTCCAGGGATAAGTAATTTAACAAGTTCAGTTGCGGTGTCTTTTACAGAGGGCATGGTAGAAATATCTTAAGTATTATTTTAACGACATCTGTTTAAATATACTCCCTCTGTGAATAAGTGACACTTCTGAAGCTAAAAACAGGGGGCTTAGCCCCCAATTTGTTATGCACATTGTTCGTGGATGCTGTAATCTGTTCCATCGAGATAGCTTTCAATAGCTTGATAACATTCTTGGTCGCACAATAGATGAAGCTTACTTCGGCGTTTTAAAACATCTTCAGCATTGGTGCCAAGCTCATGCTTTACCAGATAGTCGATTTCTTTTTGATAGATTCCTGCAGAGAACTTGATACCAAGATCTTGTTCTGTGCTTACACCTTCTAGAAGCTGTTCTACACGGCTGCCGTAAGCTCTTAGCCAGCGTAAGCGTGTTTCATTGCCTATAAATGGAACTTGCTTCGCTAATTGAACTTCCATCTTTTCCCATGTGAAGTCTTCGCCACCAGGAAGTGGGGCGTTCTTAGTCCAAGACTCTTTCAAGTTGAAGTATGGAGAAAGGTGCTGCATTGCGGACTCAGAGAGCTTTCTGTATGTGGTTAATTTGCCGCCAAAAATAGACAATAAAGGGGCTTCGCCTTCTTTATGATCCAACGCTAAGGTGTAATCTCGGGTGATGGCTTGCGGTGAATCAGATTCATCATCACAAAGTGGTCGGACGCCGCTAAAGTCACTAATGATATCGTCAATAGTAATTTGTTTACGAAAATGCTGGTTAGTCACATCGATCAGGTATTGTTTTTCTTCATCGCTAATCGCGACTTTACGAGGATCGCCTTTGTATTCAACATCGGTGGTACCGATCATTGAGAACTTGCCGAGATAAGGAATCACAAACACAATGCGGTTATCTTCATTTTGCATGATATAAGCTTGTTCTTCATCATGAATTTTTGGAACGATGATGTGAGAGCCCTTAATCAAGCGAATACCGTAAGGAGAGGGTAGTTTTGTGTTTTCTGTTAGAAACTCTTTAACCCAAGGGCCAGTGGCATTAACCAACGCTTTAGCTTTTCTGAAGAAGGTCTTGCAGGTACGTTGGTCATACAGTTCAACGTGCCAGATGCCCTCGATACGCTGCGCTTTCGTTACCTGACAATAGTTGCTCACTTCTGCACCCAGCTCTTGAGCTTGGATGATGTTAAGTATTACTAGTCGCGCATCGTCAACCCAGCAATCAGAGTATTCAAAGCCCACTTTGAGTTCAGGTAAGGTAACATTCTGGTTATCTAATTGGATTTTCTTACTACTCGGTAAAGAAGTGCGCTTTCCCAGATGGTCATAGAGGAATAAACCCGCTCTGATCATCCATGCAGGACGAAGAAATGGTCGGTGGGGCAACCTAAAACGCATGGGAAAAGCAATGTGTGGTGCTTTAGCAAGTAAGACTTCACGTTCTGCTAAAGCTTCACCCACCAAGCGGAATTCATAATGTTCTAGATACCTAAGTCCACCATGAATCAATTTTGAACTGGCTGAAGATGTCGCACCGGCAAAGTCCTTAGTTTCATAAAGGCCAACTTTTAGGCCACGACCAGCGGCGTCTACAGCGATACCAGCACCATTGATACCACCACCGACGACGATTAAGTCTAGTAATTCTTGTTCTTTCTGTTCTTTTAAGTAACTAATGGTCATCTTTTCGCTTCCTAATGTTCGTACGAGCATTTGTTTTTCGGAATATAATCATATTGTAGTCGATGATGTTAGGTTTAACCTAAAGAAATATGATTCTAGATCATTCATGAGAAAGAATTGCGAAAGCAAAACGAAATTTTTTATGAAAAATGAAAGTGTAAAGAATAAAAAAAGCCCTCGACTAGGCGAGGGCTAACGATAAGAAAGTTCGATTGTTATCTGGCGAGCTTTTGGTGAGCTTTAGAGAAATGTCCAGCGCAAAACGCGCCTACGATGGAAAGTTCACCAGCGAGACAAAGCACGGCCGATACTTCTGCTAGAGCTTTAGCATTACCTGAGCCATATAACCCCATGAGCTCTAAACAGGCTTTTTGGCTAGGTAGGTGAGTGCCTCCACCCACAGTACCCACCATGAGATTTGGCAGTGTAACGCATGCATAAAGGCCACCTTGTTTATTCATCTCCATGCGTGTGATTCCTATCGCGGACTCCGCAACACAGGCAGCATCTTGACCACAAGCAATATACAAAGCGGCTAGTGCATTGGCGTAATGTGCGTTAACCCCAATAGATCCACTTAATGCGGCTCCTGTGGTTGTCATCTGGCCAAACTTGACCATTTTTTCTGGTGTAGTGTGGAGAAATTTTTCAACCAACTCTTTTGAAAGGTTGACTTCGGCTGTGACCTTTTTGCCACGCACATGACGCAAAGTATGGGTATTCGGTTTTTTGTCTCCTGAGAGGTTGCCATCAAGGAACGCATCCTCAGGTTCAATAGGTGAATGCTTAAGTATGTAATTGAAAACTTCGTTGGTCGCGATTGTGACCATATTCTGCCCAGAGGCGTCGCCAGTATAGAACTCGAATACAAGGTAAACGTGATTGCCTTCTATATTGACGTTAATATCGTGAAGTTGTCCATGCGATGTCGTAGACTCCGCGACTTGCTTAAAATGGTCGTATTGTGTCACCACCCAAGCGACAAACCGACCAGCATCGACGAGTTGTTGAAACTCGAACACTGGTGTTCTAGTCACACCTTCATTCAATAACATGGCACTTGCACCGCCAGCGGCTGTAATCAATTGAGCACCACGGTTGTATGAAGCAACCAAGGCGGCCTCGGTCGTGGCTAGAGGTACATGATAATCGCGTTTGGCGTGGAGGCCATTGACGCGCAATGGGCCCGCGACACCTACAGGTAGTTTTACTGTGCCTATAAAGTGCTCAATGTTCTTGTTGTACACATCTGATTGTTGGGCTGTGACCGGATCGAGCAATGCTTCCTTGGAGGTAAATGCGCCTAGTTTATCCCATCGCTTGACTATGTTCTTTTCAGAAATATAAGGGCTGGGCGTTAAACGTATTGCAGTGCGCTCGAAGTGGGGTTTGAGTTGTTGTTCAAGGTGATCGGATTGTGGCCCTTGGTTGAAAACAGTATCGTTGTCACGGTGAGACAAATTGAGTTTAGGCATGGTGAAAACAAAATGAAAATTATCAGTGGATTCTAGCGTCTCTGGGCGGGAAGACAACTGCTGTTTTACTATCGATTCAAATTTAACGCTATACGTGTATATCTAGCAGTGTTCCTATCATGTCCTGATCTCGTTGCAGAACATTAGTGCCTATATGGCTGTATTGTTCAGCCTGAGTCAGTTTGATTAAAGGCTCTACTGAGGGTTCTGGTTGTTTAAATTCAACCTTGTTGAACTCATAGGAGTCGTCTTTTTGAACAGGAGGAGTATGCTGGGCCTGATTGATTTCGCGTGCAGCTTCATCTGCCATGTTCGATGACTGCGTAATCAGCTGATAGCCGGCCTGTACTGAGGAAACTGACATAGACACCCCCTGTATAATGTAAGCTTAAGGTGTATTTGCGTTTTTGGCAAGTTGTGCTAAGAAAACAGACTAGCGATGAGCTTTTGCTCTTCATCTGTAATCAGAACACGGTTCGAACCTTCCAGTGTTTGTGTAATTTCGCCTCTGAGTTTATGTAACTGTTGCGGACTCAAAGTTTTTATTTGCTGTTTGAACAGTTCAAACTGTTTAGAGTTCATAGTCTGCTGCCTCCGAATCAATCTAGACTTTTGGCTCGAAAAGCAAGAGATGCTTCCTTTCATCTTCTTACTCCCGTAAGAATCATGTCACTCTAGTTTATGGGAAAGTGGTTAAATTATGTCCGGGTAATGTCAGGGAGTGTAAAGAAAAGGTGAGGTGGGCAGCATTGCTGCCTACTTTAATTAGTGTTCCTTGTTGGTAGTGTCTGAATGACTCACGCGCACTGCGAACTTGCTTGCCAATGAATGTAATTCTGGAAGCATTCGGTATATTAGATACAATTGCTGCAAAACCATTTTTGCCGAATTGTCATCTTCTTCACGCCATTCAGCCAATCTAGCCTCTAGCGCGGGATCGTCAATTGTGGTGGTATCACAACTATCACAATGATCGTTCAACTGATTGACCAGGACATCTAGGTGCTGATGAATCACTCGGTGTGCGTCGAGCACAAGTCTATGCGTATCCTCATCATTGATTCTTGTCCTGTGCGCACCTAATGCTGAAATATAGCTTAGCAAGGCATGACTGAGTGTCAGAAAGCGAAAACTTTCGTCGACTGCGGATCGATAACGCCCTGGCTCTGCCAACATGGAACTGATGGCATTGGTCAGGTTTGCGTCGTGGTTGTGAGCACTTCTTCTTGCTATTCGATAGGTTAAACTATCTTTTTACCAATCCGATATTGGCCGATGATCTGTGCGAGGTAGCTGCGATTTGCTTGAATCGAATCTGCCATGGCAATGTGGAGCCGTTTTGATTGCCAGTCAGGCAGAATAAGAGCGACGGCGACTACTGCCAAAGCGCAGCCAATAATTGTATCGGCCAAGCGTGGTAAAACAACAGCATAGCCATCTCCAAGTTGGTGGAAGCAGAATAAAACCAACACAGTGATGAAGCCCGTTGCGTAACCATAATTTGCTAGTCGGAAAGCAAAGAACGCAACACCGGAGACGACAATAAAAACTAATTGGCTTTCCTGAGAAGGGAAAAAAAGTTAACAAGGGTACACCAATCAGTAAGCCCACAATGGTGCCTAACACTCGAGCAACGAGTTTCTGTCGCGTAGCACTGTAGTTAGGCTGACATACGAACAAGGTTGTCAGCAGGATCCAGTAACCTCTTTCGATACCGAAAGCTTGGATGATGCCATAACCAGCAGTTAGGGCGATAGACATCCGAATTGCATGACGAAACAACATCGAATCTTGATTTAGATTGGATGTGATACGTAGCCACATCGCTTTAAGTGTGTGAACCTCTGTATCATCAAGTACATCTTCTTCTAGTGCACTAGCATCGGGGTTAGTGATGTTGCTAAGTTGCTTTTCTACTGTCGCGAGGTTTTTGAAAAGGTAGCTGAGCTGATGTATAAGGGACTTCCACTGGGGATTATTTTGTTCCTGTAGGTGCGTAAGAGAGCTCATTAACTCATCCAATGCAACGACGGAGTCCTCGCTGTGTTGATACTCTTTGCCTAATCGGATGGCTTGAGCGACGTTTCGACATGCTTTGGCTTGGCTTTCCAGTAAATGTTTAAATCTGAACAAGACATCTGAGCGTCCAAAGTGTTCAGCCAACTCCTGATAACGGTAATGACTTGAGCTGACCCGTTCATGAATATCCTGTGCAAGAAAGTAAATATTGAGAAATCGGTCGCTTGCAACATCAACATGCCCCCGTTTTGAACGGCTTAGCAATGTAGCTTTACACAGGTTTAATGCTGTGACAGTGGCTGCGTTTAGCGTCGCTTGCTTAATCCGGAATGGTTGCGGCTCGAGATTGGTTACAGGGTGGAATAATTGACTTCTAGACTCAAGGTAGTTGGCCAACTGAAGAAAAACGGTTGCTAAGCTTTGCTGAACAGGTTGCATTGGCCACAATGCTGACCAAACCATCGACATAAAAAAATACCATGCTGCACCTGAAAGTAACATTATGGGCTGTAGCCATATGTTGGTGCTCTCATGGGCGCCTAGCATTGTATATATGGCGATAAGCAATGAGCCAAACGCTATACTGGCGTATCTAGGGCCAATGGCGCCTAACATGATAAAGCCAAATGTGGATACAAACAGCCCTAAGGCAAAGAGTATAGGGGTATCAAATAACAGCTCAATCGATAATGACGCGATGGCAAAACACGCCAATGTTAAAGTGATCGATTTGAGCCGGCCGCTGAATTTATCATCATTTTCGGCCAACGCTGCCGCAATAACGCCGAGAATGAGAGGAATGATGTAAGCGTCAATGGGGTAATACCAACTGGGAATGACCACTCCCAGCAGAGTCACCATAATAAGCAGGCTGTAGTTAATGGTTTTGTTTACCCAATAAAGGCGAAGCTGGCTAAAAAATTGCACGTTATCGATTCTTAGAGTTATTGTAGATTAACTATTGTATCTAATAGTCAATGGTAAACTTCTGATACAGATAAAGAAACAAGTGTGTTTGATTAACTTTTCTACACAGTGAGCTTAGCAGGAGATATTGACAGGATCTTTTCATTCTTCAATCCTGTTGAGTTATCATGGCAGCAATTGAATTCAAGGGCAAAACAAGAATGCAGCTAATCGCCAACAAGACTGCGCAATATCTCATCCAAAATGAGTACCATCAGGTTTCTATCGAGTCTGACTTTCTCGTATTATGTTCCGCAACTTGTGAAGAGCGTATTCCATTTAACGTTTGGAATGGCAAAGTGAAGCTCAAGCGAGGGTTGTGTTGGGGAGGCTTGCAGTTCTTTGCACACCCAGAAGATGGCCGACAGCATTCTTGGTTGATTCAGGGATTACCTTGGGAATCGTGCAGAGAGTTTGCCAGACTGGCTGTCGCCTCTTATCAGAAATGGCACCATCACCAATGTACACAGCTTAATCAATTCCTACCTGAGTGGGAAATGGAAATTCGAGGATTCGAACGTCAACCCTCTTTTTTGACGCATTCGACCGTAGATACTTGGCTTGATAAGCTGAAGCGTGATTTCTCTAGCATGGATATGGCACTGGAAGACGCCATGTTGAGAATGCCAGAAAGAATGGCCACTGTGTTACCGTGGATCGCGCAAACCGATGAAGTTATCGCCTCGCGTAATCGGGATTGGATGGTGACGGAACTTGATAATTGGAAAGTGCTTTTTCGCAAATAGAATCTTCGCCACTTAATTTGTCCCAACAACAAGCGGTTTTGCTTAATGATGATAATAACCTCGTTTTAGCTGGAGCAGGATCAGGTAAAACCAGTGTTTTAACAACAAGGGTTGCTTATCTATTACAAAGCCATCTTGCACAGGCTGAAGATATACTCATGCTTGCGTTTGGGCGAGATGCGGCTGAGGAAATGAAGCAGCGTCTTGAGAACAAAATAGGTTTGAGTGCAGAGAGTGTTACTGTAAACACATTTCACCAGTTAGGCTTAAAAGTCCTCAACCACGTTGAAAAACAGCCTGTCACTATTTCTCCCATTGCGTTAGATGACAAGCTCAAAAGTGCGTGGTGTGTTGATTGGCTTAAAAGCACTGGATGACGCCTACGGCTTTTAAACGTTGGCAAAAGCACCTTCAAAAATGGCCAATAGCCTATTTAGCTGGGGATGATGAGCTCGGCAGTCATGTAGAAAACCCCAAATTGATCGCTTGGCTAAACCAACAACTCACGCAACTTTCAGCCATGGGTTGTACAAAGAAAGAGATTCAGCAAAAGCTAGTGGAACATAGTGATTATACGCGATTAAACAGTGAACTCGCTCTTGTATGGCCCTGTTATCAGGCATGGCTTGAGATGCTTAAATCAGAAGGCCACATTGATTTCAATATTATGATCACTCAAGCGACAAAGCATGTGAACAAAGGTAAGTTTCATTCGCCTTGGAAGTACATTATGATTGATGAATATCAGGATATCTCACCTCAACGCTTGGCCTTGGTTGAAGCATTATGTAACCAGAAGGATGAGCGCAATTGTGTGCTGTTTGCTGTAGGGGATGACTGGCAGTCCATTTACGAATTCGCGGGTGCAGATGTTGAACTGACGACAGGATTTGCAGAGCGTTTCCCGCACTCAACGATACATCACCTAGATACAACCTATCGCTTTAACAATCAGATAGGCGAAGTAGCGAACCAATTTGTACAACAAAACCCTTCTCAATTGGTTAAAGTGCTGCAAAGTCATAAAGAGCAAAAATCAAAAGCCGTTACTTTAGCACCGAGTAGTTCCGTTGAGAAAATCTTAGATGAACTCAATCACAAAGCCAAAGGCACTCAGACAGTATTACTCCTCGGCAGAAATCATTATCACAAGCCAGAGCTTCTTTCTGAATGGCAGAAACAGTTCGCTTTGCTGTCGATTGAATTTATGACCTGCCATGCAAGTAAAGGTAAGGAAGCCGATTTTGTCATTGTACTTTCTGTTGATGAAGGTCAGTTTCCTGCTCGTGTTAAAGCTCTCCACATTGATGGCGCGCTAACGCAGTCGGGTGATACTTTCCCTTATGCTGAAGAGAGACGATTGTTTTACGTCGCGTTAACTCGAGCAAAGAAAAAGGTATGGGTAACATACACGGGACTAGGCTCTAGCTTCGTCAAAGAGCTGATTGAACAAGATTATCCGGTAATAGTTAAGAAATAGAGCGGTGAATTAAGTATGAGTGAACAGTTCTGTATTACGCTAACGACCACAAATAATGATGAAATCAAACAGAAAATCATCGACTTAATATTGAAAAAGGACTGGCGGCCTGCATTCAGACCATGCCAGTCAATAGCCATTATATTTGGGAGGGTGAAGTGTGCTGTGACAACGAAAGTCTGTTGATCATCAAAACCAGAAAAGCCTGCTACGCGGAACTTGAACAAGTGATCGTTTCCAATCATAACTACGAGGTGCCTCAAGTTGTTCAAGTTCCTTTTAATGAAGGGTTTAATCCTTACCTTACTTGGATTGAAGAAAGCACCCGCTGCTGAGAAACCAGCAAGCTTAGAGCAGTGAGCGCTCCGAGCGTATCCATAAGCATGTCTTTTTGCGCATCCCAAATATCACCCTGAGAACCTAAAAACGCGATGCCTTCGTCGCCTCCTGCGATCGCTGCGTACCACCATTCTACTATTTCATAGCCTGCAGCCAGAGACATGATTGCAAATAGAGCAAAAGCGGTTGCTAGCTTTGTGTTCATTAATTGTTTTTTGATTAAGTATTCGGCAATAGGGTACGCGTATAACCCAATAGAAAAGTGCGCCACCCGATCAAAATGGTTTCTTTCTGAACCGATTAAGTTGCTAAACCAATCAAATGGTACTTCAGCAAATGTGTATTTGGCGCCAATGGTGTGCAATGTCAGCCAGATAAACATCAGACAGTATGCGGTTCTAGAAAACTGAAATTGGCGCGATACAAGCCAGATAAGTACCAGAATAGCAATTGCGGGAATGATTTCAGCTATCCAAACTGCGCGCGAAGATGGCTCGAAAGCGGAAAACAAAAAGACCAGAACGTAGGTAGTAGTTAAACCACTTAAAAGCGAAAATGAAGACCTGTTGTTAGAGTTCATTGAAAGATTTCCTGAATACATTTCTCTATATCATGCCATTTAATAAAACGGTGTTCAATTGCTCATTTGAACGTTTTCGTCAACTGATAATTAACTATTTATGTTGAAACGCTTAAACATCGCACATTTAACACTCAAACTGTCTGTTTCATTTCATCAAAGTTTGATTTACCTATATGTCACACTTAAAATCTCCGCTCAAACTATTAAATAACTACTCAAAGTAAAGCCATGAAACTGGAAACTGTCGATTACCTTGCTGAAGATGCTGCTCAGCAATTTGTTACCTCACTGCGTGAGACTGGATTCGGTGTATTGAAAAACCACCCGATTCCTAAAGAGCTTGTCGAGTCTATCTATGAGAACTGGTATCAGTTCTTTATGACTGAGCGCAAGAACGAGTTTACTTATAATGTTGAAACTCAAGACGGTTACTTCCCACCTTCAGTTTCTGAAGTCGCAAAAGGGCATACAGTTAAGGATATTAAAGAATACTTCCATGTATATCCTTGGGGGCAAATGCCAGAAGAGCTTAAAGAACAGATCATGGATTACTATGATCGTGCCAACAAGTTCGCTCAAGAACTATTAGGTTGGGTTGAAGCTTATGCACCAAAAGATGTACAGGAGAAATTCTCTGTTGCCTTGTCTGACATGATTGATGGGAGCGACAAAACGCTGCTGCGTGTTCTTCATTACCCACCAATGACTGGTGAAGAAGAACCAGGTGCAATCCGTGCAGCGGCGCATGAAGACATTAACCTGCTAACGGTTCTTCCAGCCGCGAACGAACCAGGTTTGCAGGTAAAGAGTAAAGAGGGTAGCTGGATCGATGTGCCATGTGATTTTGGTAGCCTGATCATTAATATTGGCGACATGCTTCAAGAAGCATCGGGTGGTTACTTCCCATCGACAACGCACCGAGTGATCAACCCAACCGGTGCACGTCAGGAAACGTCACGCATTTCGCTGCCACTGTTTCTCCACCCTAAACCAGAAGTTGTGTTGTCAGAGCGCCATACCGCCGACAGCTACTTAATGGAAAGACTACGTGAACTAGGGGTAATCTAATCCCTCGTTACTGAGAAAGGGCCAGCAATAGCTGGCTCTTTTTTTTGGGTCGCGATCCTCAAATCTGAGATATTCACTCGACAAACGGTGCATTTTGGATTTTCATTAGAAATAAACCCCAATCAGAGTACATATGAACGAGCATCATGAAGTTGCGGCCCAGTTCCAGCAGTATATGGAAAACCCTCTACTGTGGCCTATTATGGAAATTCTCAGAAAACAGCCTTCAGGATGGAAAGTTCATACACTATCTTCCCATCTCAGCGAGCTAGAGCTACTGCCAGTGCTAGACGGTTCGCCCGAGAAAGACCTCTTCAAACGCAATTTTCTTATTATGAATGCATTGTACCAATTGCAAGAAACCTTGTACCCAGACAATTGGCTACAGGTGCAAGCGATGGATATCGTACTGATGCCTCAATCTAGAGTCTTTGGACATGAAGTTGATCATGAAGATCCTTTGCGTGATTATTATCTCGATTGGCATAATTACGAAGCAGAAGAGGGGGAAGTCAAGAGGCTGCTGAATGAGTTCTGGACTCGTTATCGTGAATTTGTTGGCAGTACTAACGGCGGTGACATGGATCGAGCGAAAGCGTTGTCGTTGTTTAAACTTCCACACGACGCGAGCCCAACGGAAATCCGCAAAACTTGGCGTAAACTTGCGCTGAAATGGCACCCCGATAGAGAAAACGGAAATAGTGATCGCTTCCGCGTACTTTGTGAAGCTTGGCATGTATTAAGACATTGA
This DNA window, taken from Vibrio neptunius, encodes the following:
- a CDS encoding hydroxymethylglutaryl-CoA reductase: MPKLNLSHRDNDTVFNQGPQSDHLEQQLKPHFERTAIRLTPSPYISEKNIVKRWDKLGAFTSKEALLDPVTAQQSDVYNKNIEHFIGTVKLPVGVAGPLRVNGLHAKRDYHVPLATTEAALVASYNRGAQLITAAGGASAMLLNEGVTRTPVFEFQQLVDAGRFVAWVVTQYDHFKQVAESTTSHGQLHDINVNIEGNHVYLVFEFYTGDASGQNMVTIATNEVFNYILKHSPIEPEDAFLDGNLSGDKKPNTHTLRHVRGKKVTAEVNLSKELVEKFLHTTPEKMVKFGQMTTTGAALSGSIGVNAHYANALAALYIACGQDAACVAESAIGITRMEMNKQGGLYACVTLPNLMVGTVGGGTHLPSQKACLELMGLYGSGNAKALAEVSAVLCLAGELSIVGAFCAGHFSKAHQKLAR
- a CDS encoding isopenicillin N synthase family oxygenase → MKLETVDYLAEDAAQQFVTSLRETGFGVLKNHPIPKELVESIYENWYQFFMTERKNEFTYNVETQDGYFPPSVSEVAKGHTVKDIKEYFHVYPWGQMPEELKEQIMDYYDRANKFAQELLGWVEAYAPKDVQEKFSVALSDMIDGSDKTLLRVLHYPPMTGEEEPGAIRAAAHEDINLLTVLPAANEPGLQVKSKEGSWIDVPCDFGSLIINIGDMLQEASGGYFPSTTHRVINPTGARQETSRISLPLFLHPKPEVVLSERHTADSYLMERLRELGVI
- a CDS encoding DUF2238 domain-containing protein, giving the protein MNSNNRSSFSLLSGLTTTYVLVFLFSAFEPSSRAVWIAEIIPAIAILVLIWLVSRQFQFSRTAYCLMFIWLTLHTIGAKYTFAEVPFDWFSNLIGSERNHFDRVAHFSIGLYAYPIAEYLIKKQLMNTKLATAFALFAIMSLAAGYEIVEWWYAAIAGGDEGIAFLGSQGDIWDAQKDMLMDTLGALTALSLLVSQQRVLSSIQVR
- a CDS encoding DnaJ domain-containing protein, with amino-acid sequence MNEHHEVAAQFQQYMENPLLWPIMEILRKQPSGWKVHTLSSHLSELELLPVLDGSPEKDLFKRNFLIMNALYQLQETLYPDNWLQVQAMDIVLMPQSRVFGHEVDHEDPLRDYYLDWHNYEAEEGEVKRLLNEFWTRYREFVGSTNGGDMDRAKALSLFKLPHDASPTEIRKTWRKLALKWHPDRENGNSDRFRVLCEAWHVLRH
- the glpD gene encoding glycerol-3-phosphate dehydrogenase, which codes for MTISYLKEQKEQELLDLIVVGGGINGAGIAVDAAGRGLKVGLYETKDFAGATSSASSKLIHGGLRYLEHYEFRLVGEALAEREVLLAKAPHIAFPMRFRLPHRPFLRPAWMIRAGLFLYDHLGKRTSLPSSKKIQLDNQNVTLPELKVGFEYSDCWVDDARLVILNIIQAQELGAEVSNYCQVTKAQRIEGIWHVELYDQRTCKTFFRKAKALVNATGPWVKEFLTENTKLPSPYGIRLIKGSHIIVPKIHDEEQAYIMQNEDNRIVFVIPYLGKFSMIGTTDVEYKGDPRKVAISDEEKQYLIDVTNQHFRKQITIDDIISDFSGVRPLCDDESDSPQAITRDYTLALDHKEGEAPLLSIFGGKLTTYRKLSESAMQHLSPYFNLKESWTKNAPLPGGEDFTWEKMEVQLAKQVPFIGNETRLRWLRAYGSRVEQLLEGVSTEQDLGIKFSAGIYQKEIDYLVKHELGTNAEDVLKRRSKLHLLCDQECYQAIESYLDGTDYSIHEQCA